The genome window tatacccctattaatttactaattcaattttttgataaatttatttaaaggtaattttgaaaacttatacatttttaaaagatagacaaaataataaatgatattctcttacaaaatttgatttttcaaataggacaaacaaagtgggacggagggagaaTTTAATAATACTATCTACCTTAATTATACTTATAAATCCTCTAATTCCGCCGCTCAGCTGATAAAGACAGTGCTTATGAAATACTATTGTCCTCGTAAGTTGTACATCTTCCATTCCATGAAAACCGTTGGATGGTCTTCAAAAGTGATTGGAGCGCATATCAAGGTCCATCAAACGGTGCCAAAAGCATTCAGGACGTGGATTGATTTGAACAAGGTAGTCTATTCTATAAAGTGCCCAATCGGAAGGGTATATGGAAccccaaaagataaaaaaatatgccACTTTATCTCACTCTGGCTTTCTTGGAAGTCCCCTTATGACTCTTCATGGCCTGATGGCCATGAATTGGCTGCAGACGAGAAAGGAGAAAATCTAGAGATAAAAACTTTCGAAAAAGTTAACAATGCCCAAAGTTATTGGTTAAGGAagtatttttagatttttttttaatgcaaaaaagtaattgtttttcttaacaattttttatattttttaatattgaaatggTCTTAAAATATTTCATCAACAAATATTCTAAGAATACCTGTTAATAGGGTCTAATATAATTAATTGTGATTAGTATAGAAAAAATGGTGACAACTAATCATAATTTATCAtatcaaaattaaagcaaaaattATGGCATAAATAGTGTGGGTTTGGAACATGCCAATATCACAAGTGTGGTCAACTTGTTTTGCTCTCCAAGTTGTCAACAATCAAAggaaaaagtaatttcagtttCGATTGATTGTAGAAAAGACCTATTGAAGAAAATAACTAGAAAATCCTGACCTTGAAATCGTTTGACCATAAGAGTTGGTGAATTGTTAGCCCTGGATCATTGATTGATAGTTTACAGGGACCCAAAATAAAGCTTTATCATGTCTATTCTTAAATTTGGACTAACACAAGTACGCAAGACTTTTGTTGGCAATAATCAGTAACACTACAAAGATTATGAATGGCAGAATTTGGGTTGAGTATGGTAGTTAATTGTTATGACTATAATATATACTCATGTTTATAGTCAAGAGACTCAAGACAACACACGTGAATGATTGTTCATTTGAACAGACATTCATGTGCAAGGGCTGAACATTTGGAAGTTTTCCAACTCATGACGTGTGATCGATCTGGCAGAATTTGTAATGGATGGATCCAGCGCTATTACAATGAGAGCCTTGGAGGTTGGAATAACCACGGAACCCTTTCTTTCGCATCTGAGAGTGTAAAAGACGGGAATGGAGTATGTGGATATTTTGGCTCTGGATAGAACTATAAAAGTTCACGTTTAAACCCCTACTAGAGTAGTGCAACTTGCTACAATTCTTAACCAATTATACCCGAGAAGTGATTGAATAACCCAATTCAAATCGAAAGTTGCAAGGATAAACAATTGCACAGCgaaaaacaacaataaacaaatcataacacacaaacacacatatgGACAGGAAATGATTATGAAAAGAAACTCCCAAGGGACAAAAACGCTCTAAGCCTAACCAATAAGCTCTCTGGTGTAGTTTGTTGCTAGAGCCTCCTACTCCTACTAGCAACAACTACACTAGTCGTTTCTCTTCACAGTTTCCCATGCAAGTCAAGTATGTTGACCACAGTTGTTTAAAGTCCTGTTGAGAATTTCAACAAGTCTTTGTAAGTTTCCAACAATCCTAATTGCTAGAGTAATGAAAAGGTATTtgatattaaataatattatatcagTGGtgtcaaaatctaataaatataagatatgtcaataaaaaataactaacccaCTAATAAATGAAAGACGTGTTaataagtagttttttttttttttgcatacatatttctcatttattaaattttaatacgAATAACGAAGTactatttaatataaaatacttttttcaaAGTTACACACAGATTTCTGGTAAAGTTCTCTCAAGGGTCAATGGGAGAGGGTGAAGGTAGAGGAAAATACAAGAAAGTCTCTCCAAGGTACACTAGCCTCATGCCTTCATTCTATACAAGAAATATCAACGTTACAGATAAGTGGGGGAGGACGGGGTGTAAATAGGTCATTTCCATCAGCCCCTTctcttttttcacaatttatgTCCACTTTTAAGGGAATGAATTTTGGTGGGCATGGGAAGAAAATTATCGAACCCCACCAGCTTCTATTCACCATGTTTTCACCCTAACCAACCAAATTGTTAGTGTTCCTCTGCCCCAcaacaaatactaaaaaattataattaaaatttaggtgaaaataatatctaattaaaaaaaaaaacttaaacctACCACAACCTACACCATCGTGAACCACCACAAGCAAAATTCTACTCTTCACTATCAAGCCACAATCAAACTCCCAAACCACCATTCTCAATCCCCACCTCACCCTAACCAAATACCATATTCACCATCTTTCACTATTAAACAACCGTTGCTATGACTAAGACCCATTGGCCACTGTACTCAACACATGCTCAAACCTTCAATATCTCAAATAACTTAGGGGccatttggtaatgttgttctaataacattgtttgtattttttggaaatatgtatGGGCGAAAATGcgtataatgttatttaaaaattgaaaacacgtTGTTAAACTACTATACCAAAAGATCTGTGACGGcattttaaaataatccttatatatgtctagggttgtaaaaaaagaaactgtagggtcacgatttgtggcccaagcccaaaacATATGGAGtcttggcccaatgagcccaatacaatgaatttgtagagaatgggtcaaaaAACTAGGTCCTAATGAGTTGAACAACGGCTAGTATTGAATTGCACGACAATCAAACACAAGTAAAGGATGCTGATATCAATGGACTTTTAGTCCGAGAAGGTTAGACCTGTATATAATGATTACTCTTGGATATCAAAATGATTTagattgctatagtgttttctcCCTCTCCTTTCCGATCCCCCTCTCATGGGGGATCTCTCctattatatagctccctttggGTCATCTTGATCCttcatttgttgatcatctgaacccctacttgagtacttgtcccatcagataTCCTTTCTGTTtctctgtgagttgtggtagccaaggtggcactgtttagaggtcttctccacataaatgggGCCAAAAAAGTAATTGCAGtacatttaatgcggtggtggcagctttccttTAGACATTTTTAGGTCTCCTTCCTTTTCATGTGTTTGTAAGGTACGTTCTTGTCATTGAACCTTACTGGAAGGCCGCTTTGATCATTAAGATCTGTGTTTGATCTATTCTTGGCCGGTTCGAGGAGATCCTCCTCCTTGAAATGCCTTCCCCTCCATGCTTTGCTCATAAAACCTTTAACTTAAACCATTTTGTACTGATTGCTTGTCTTTAGGTTGCTCACCTCCTCAGacggggcccaaggcccaatatgtGATTTGGGCCCTTAGCCCTACAGAAACCATGTACAAATATTTCAGCATGGCccaaaaatcagatttggaaattttgatttcgTAGATCTCGATAGATTCAACTTCTGTCGAGCTTTTGTCGAGTTTtgttcttaaatctcgatagatattaTTTCTGTTGAGGtatctatcgagttttaatgaacagctcttcttcacttgtttcttggtcagatcttcatgactttaacacttgacttaaacaacatgtttcttgaagtcttaaacccaacctagatctaccaaattccaagtaaagtgcattttgtcaaaggattagccaattacataaaatatgtccctaacattatatattatataattattagcATAGACTAGGTGAGTATAGGTCTACTTATGATGCCACGTTGTTAAGGGTTTTCTTCTCCTAAGATCTTGATCTATCAAATCACTCGACTCTTAGGCAGCGTTTGGTTCACCATGATGTTACATTACACTATAATATTATGTTATTGTAATATTACATTAATATAATCTCAATACAAGAATACAACATTACATTGTTTAGGAAGATGATGAGATTaagatgatatgatatattttgtaattttaaattatggtaatgttagaaaaaataaaataaaccaaaaactttAATGTCATATTATCGTAAGATGCATCATATTAAAGATACATCacaacaaaccaaacacccccttaagTCTTAGGTTGCCAAGCCATGAACTAAAAAAACACTCATAAGtttgaaatttcataatttttgataaattatttgtTAAGGCaagataacaaaataaaaaagttaacttattttgtaaagcaatttttttttggaaagaaattatacaaaaagcaaaaagataaacaCTAGTTGATTAATATGGCCAACCTGACACAACCCagatattaaaattaaaaaaaaaataaaaaaaataagccTTGGGAAcacaacaaattaaatattactaagATAGTATATAGTAATccataaaaggaaaagtataaaaaaacattttaccaTGACTTTTGTCATAAATTGTACTTGTTAAGTGTAGCAATAAgggcccaaattatatattgggccttaaGCCTTGGCCGAGAACGTGGGGTGATCCGAGGACGAATAAATAGTAGTGGGTGGGTTAAGCTCAGAGTCTCATGAGCAGGTTACAAATGGGAAGGTAGgccgaggaggaatatctcctcggaTAAGCCAAACACAGGTCAAATGTATATCATAATGTTCAAGGTGACCTTCCAGGAAGTTAAGGTGATAGGGACGTTCATCATGAACGTACAAGAGAGATGGAAGTTTAGAAATATCTAAagaaaagctgctaccactgcattgaatgctctgcagctaactccctggccgcattaataagGAAATGATCTCTGAACAGTGTTTttttagccttacagctactctcAAGGACTTCAGATGGGGGTGGATGGGACAAGAATCAACTTGAGCAATCTACTGTCCACGTGTAGGGGAAGGATGAGAAGGCAAGAGGATATAAATTAGAGAGAGAACTCTGAGAGAGGGGATAGgaaaaattgagagaggaagcactgtagcaatcaaaattatatttgtaacTTGTTCAATTAAGTTATATAAGAATTGGCCTTCTCGAactgtgccgaggacgaatttACTTGGACaaattcttcttgtttttgtttgattgtctCTTGAATCCATTCTAATTGTTATCCAATTCATtaagacctagttctttgatccactctctacaaatttattatactgGGCCCATTGGCCAAATATCCATTCACAatttgggcttgggctccaaatcGTATCCGTACATTAAGTATTAATTGGATTAAtgttttagatatatataaattatataaccCAATTATAAGTTGAAACATGAGCAAGTTATGACAAAGTGTGGTTGTAGAagaattattataaaatgatgttAATAATAGATATATGTGGAAGCAAGATATTGTTCAGAATAGTTATAAATCCAAGTATATCAATGATTAGCAATTCAGGGGAAAAAAAGGCCGAGACGAGAGAAGTGACGTCTTGGACCCTTACAAGTTACAAATGCAATGCCTTGTGCTTTTAAAGTCAAGCCCACTCCTTGAAAGTGGGCAAGAGCTtatgggtgagtttggttcagttttttaaaattgggttttttgaaaaagtggggttttcaaaaaatgcagtatgaaaaagtattttttgaaaaaactgagtgtttgataaaaactgttaaaaagtgtttttttgaaaaaactgaatGTTTaactagcacttataaaagtggcggTTTGatggtaaattaccaaaaaaaaacaatgtatatataaagtattgtgaaaatactttctaaaaaattattctaaaaagaactttcaaagtttctaaaaaaattatttttttctcaccaatattaactaataataacctatcacttaaaatttattgtgaaaatattgtgatagcatttctcaattttaatttctcattctttattttatttttcccttatttctttacttttttttcatcaatatttccttccttttttttcctcctctttttttctctccacacacgtacccttctcttttcttttctttttttttttttccttctttcccttttttttcccttttttttccctctttttttctcctccacacacatacccttcttttcttttctttttcttttcctttctcccttttctcttgCCACTTCATCTGCAAGTTTCTTTCCCTCCATTCcatcaaaacacacaaacttAAAGGTTACACACAATCACACCATTTGATTCTCGTCAAACGAGGATAGAGTGACGGGTCTGCTAATTAGTCGTCTTCTTCTTTCGCCTCCGTCGTCTGTTGATTTCATTATTGGGTTACTTTGTAAAATTGTGTTATAAACAAAGAGATAAAATTGGGTTTCTAAGAAAAATTAGTGGACAATTTGGGAAATTTGTGCAACTTCCAACGGTAATATTGAAACGCGCTTCAGCACTTTTTTGCAATGGAGTAAGATGCTGCTTTCGCGATTTGGACTTTTCCTTCACAAATGAAAATGCAACTTTTAGAAAACgcagctttttaaaaatttaccaGATGCacattttgtgattttggtttcaaaaagtgCGTTTCAGCTTGTAAGCTACAAGCTGAAACAAACGGGCACTATAAAAAACTGAAACATCAAACGATCTTTCATCCCAACGTTGTGGTTGTCAAGAGAAGCCACGGCTCACTCAGGTACCCCATTTGCGAACAAATTCTCCAGAAATCATCGGTCCATTTGCGTATTTCTCTAACAAATTTTATCCTTCACCTGAACAAAATCTGTACAACGTCTCTTTCAAACTTTCCCAAAATCAAATGGGCataaaatcaatttcaaaacgCCAGAAACTCTATCCAAAAACAGACGCAATGATCGATAGGTTCAGTGATCTATCCAACTCTCTTCTCTGTCACATCCTTTCGTTCCTTACAACCAAAGAGGCTGTAGCAACAAGCATTCTGTCGAGGAGGTGGAAGACCCTTTGGACTCGCGTCCCAAAACTCGACCTCGACACTGATGACATGCACCTGTCTTTGGATAAAATAGGCGAGTGCAACGAACCCATCAATATCAGCTATACAGATGTTCTGTCCAGAGTCTTGGCTTTGCACATTGCACCCTTCATCCGAAGCTTTCGCCTCAGGTGCAATTCAGATTGTGCTCCTTTCCATTTTGACACATGGACTCGCACCGCCATAGCACGTAACGTTGAAGAACTCAAGCTGCTAATTTTTTATTCGTATGGGATACACATGGGCTTACCTTGCAGCATTTTCTATTGCCAAACATTAGTGGCTCTGGAATTAAGTGGTGGAATTGATCTTGATCCTCCTTCGTCCTTTCAGTTACCGAACCTGAAGATTCTGCGGCTGTTAGAAATTTATTATTGCAAAGACTCTTCCTGTTTTTCCTGGCTCCTCTCTGGCTGTCCAGTACTCGAAGATTTGTCATTTGAAAGAGATGGTTATGACTGTTTGTACCACTTTCAAATATCTGTTCCTACACTGAAATGTTTGCATATCGCGTTTAGACCATACAGACTCGATCTTAATGATTACACGATTGAGATAAAGGCCCCAGCTCTTGAATACTTCAAATTTGAAGGCGATCTGGGCCACATAGTTTTGCTCGAAAAACTAGACAACTTGTTTGAAGCAGATGTCTATATTTGCTCATTTGATGAgtctgattctttggaagagAGTCAAAAAAGATGCTATGGAGATAGGGTTTTCAAGCTTCTTCGAGCACTAACTACCGCAAAAttccttttattatttcctGGTGTCACGGAGGTAAGATGCCTTTCTGTTTTATCacttattttgttcttttttgagGATGAATATTGCTTGAACTATAACAATGTGCTCCTGTTTAATTGGTTTCTTCTCCTTCTAAAATAATGGGATAAAAAGTGAGATTATAGTTTTAACACCCACTAGGTGCAACTGtaacttgataaaaaaaaaaaaaaaaaattctaataaagtCTCACTTTCATGCTAACTGATACAAATTTATAGCacaacttttgtttttgttgtgattaTATTCCTAAATTTAGTTCCTTAATTTGGTTCTATATATCCATCCAAGTTCCTAAATTTAGTCCAATTGGACTTCAAACTTAACCCTTCAAACTGGCATGTGCTACAAGCCTTGCTCCTAGTGGCTCCTAATTTAGAAGTTCTTGTTGTTGATAAggtgatttaaaattaaataatatttttagttgaTCTACACTTAACTTAATTACACTTATGGTCTACTGTGTCTTTTGTCCTCCAGTGTTATTATAAGAGTAAAGACAAGTTATGCTGGATGGAGCCACCGGATGATCCTGGTTATCTATCAtcaaaccttacaagttttaaTTTTAGAGGATTTAAAGGATTAAAACTTGAAGtggaatttgtaaaatatattctaaaggAGGCAAGGATCTTAAAAACAATGACAATCAATGTTTCTAGTGGAGAATTGAAGGAAAGTGTTGTCGAGAAACTATCAAAGGTCCCAAGGCTGTCTAGAACATGTCTAGTTACAGTTGAATGAGGTATGTTTCTTTAAGAGTATTGAatccctttttctctttgaactAATTTTCAACGGGTAATTAGCAACTAATTTCGAGGGATGTCACAAATGTTTTATGTTTATAGTCCTCTACTGGAGGTAAAGGTAATAGGTGTTTACTCTTTTCTGGTTGTTAATTACTCTTTCATGTTTTGCGATCCTATAAACTATTtgatggagagagagatagaatgGATCAATTCTCCAATGTTCTCTAATGTCCTTTTGATAGAAATTGTTTCTTGCAACAACAAATGTGAAAAACATCCATTTGAGTCTTTGACTTTCACaagataatttttgtttgtttttttattaggCTGGAAGTAAAGCTTTTGAAATCTCTTGATATGCCTgattataagattatttttgctCACCCCATTGTTGCTTGATTGGGATAGctgaaatgattaaaaaaaaaaaaaaatttgaatgccTCTCTTGAAAGTGTGACCTCAAAAGTAAGCTATATGTTGGAAAAAAGgcttaaaatgttttatatactcagaattttttatttttatttttattttttttatcaaatcatCTTCACCAGTATATAAAAGGAACTCAATGGTATCACTTTGGCATAGCAGGTCAATGATTTGGCAAGATGCTTCTTTTGACATGGTACCTGTATTACTAGTCTTGTCTGTGTGTCCAACTTTAGTGCCGTTGTAATGTACGAACAAACTGAAGTAACCATAGGGGAGAAATATAGTAAGATCCTCTTCTTGGTGTAGATGAAATGATAAAGTAAAGATCCCAAAAGCAGAGGTGTCTTTTGGATCTTTTGCCTTATTACTGTTTTTGTTGATCAAATAGTTGTACACCCTTTGTTTCTTGATTCCTGGGGAGGAAAAGTTTCTGGTAGTCCATGTTTTATATTATCAATTCATGTTTATAGATGGTATTTTAGTCTCAAGATATGACCCAGTTTTAGGCTGTACAAACACTCGTATCTGCAATGAATTTAGCTTTTGATTGCAAATTAAGTTTCTAATGTGAAATGTTTCCATATTTAATTGTGTACTGTAAAAGTGATTTACATTCCAACCATTGGGCAAAGAAATTCTTTCGGGCAATCAGATACATTGTGGTTGCTAGAAAAACATGGATTTTCATCATGCATGGTTGGAATGATGTTCACTGTTGAAATATATTGAAAACATACTGATGAATAACAATTCGAGATAAAACCGGTAATCAGTAGCCAACGATGGAACTCTGGTAGATGAggaaacaatataatttatttacagcattagtattggtggaGGCAATTTGCTAAAATGCTAAATTCTATAGCATAAGAGATATGCAACATGAGTATTTCCTTTTTGTATTTCTCTTAATTGGCCTAGTGTAATTGGTGTTTCCTTCCtgattatgaaaattttggagctctctctctctctctctttctaaagAAGAAATTGCTAAAGACAAAAAGGTTAATTCATATTGTGGTGGTTTGTTCTCAACAAACTTGGACTTTTAGACCTAGACCCCTGATTTACCCACAAAGGGAGGTCCAAGACAGGGCCAGCCCTGCCTATTAGGCCATTGCCTAAGCCCCCAAGTGGAAGGGGCCctccaaaatttggaaaaagagGGAtagcaggggaaaaaaaaattagtttaagatgaaattcaaaaaattgatacaTCTTTTTTACTAAAGGACAAAAAATTTGGTACATTGTAAACATTGGTacccaaaaaattcattgttctaaacaaaattaattgtcctaaaaataacattattaacctctaaacaaaccaaaattcaactagataaaaaacaaatctggtctaaaaaattaatcacaaaataattacaaatcaaaacaaatcaaaaatctcaaattcctaaaatttactCATATTACCATTTCTCTATCTTAGCTCTTGCTCTCCgcttctctcattctctctccaCTGGTCTTACTCTTAAATCCTTCTATTGCTGGCTTAGGCTTCCTCCAATTTGATCACGTCTAAGACTCTGAACTCTGATATTCTCTCAGGTATAGCTTTATTCTTTCTCTGagtttctctttcttatttgatttttccttCTGCATTCTGCAGATGCTGTGTTTTTACTGTGGGTGGAGTCTTGTCTAAGGGCATCTCCAGCAGCTTCTCCAattttttgtactgtttggagtaTGAATaatgacttttaccttttaactacccactttttcaaatctACTTTCAAACAGATTTTCTATtccattctctatctcatttaaatattatttcttcattttttttttctttaaacttttttaatctttctttattcattCCCACACAATCACAACAATTCTACTACCGTTGTCACCACCATGCCACTACCACTGCACTGCAAACCCacatcaaccaccaccaccatcaatcaCCCTACCctccaccactaccaccacatCAGTCACAAAACCCAACCActcccacacccacacccacacccacactcaTCTAACccaccacaaccaaaaaaaaaaaaaaaagctattgcCACAACTCAACTACCACAAGCCACAACCCATCAACCGTTACCACGTAATCTCCACCATCAACAATACAAACACCACCCATACCCAAattaattcaaccaaaaaaatgaccaaaacgaCCCACGACCAAAACCCATCATCAAAAACGGATTAGAAACCCATCACCACCCACGACCATGCCGATCTCGTCGCTGCAGCAACCACTTCTCCACAAAAACCATGCTGATCTGATGGGGTTATCTCCTTGCCGATCTGAGAGAGGAAGGAAGTGCTGATGGGTTTCGGGATTGAAAAAGCTGGTAGAGCTTGCCAAAAGTGGTTTTCTGAAGATTTTGAGGAAGAAGCTGATGGTGTGGCCGTGGCGTGGCGTGGTGTTGAGGAAGAAGCTGGGCAATTTTGAGGAAGAAGCTAATGGTTTAGacgagagagaaagaatagtAAATTAATCCCACTGTTcaatttttaaagagaaaataagGGAATAgagttgctacagtgttcttTAAATTAAGAGAAGCACTgtagcaacttcaaaaaaaaaattagaaaagttttgTGTATAGCGAATCGGTTGGAGTGTGAACAGTAGCCatttatctccaaaaaatagAGTTACCGCATTTGTTGGAGATGCTTTAATAAGACTTCTAGCTAGGGCCATGGGCCTACTTGAGTGCTCAAGTTCTAGCTAGGGCCGCTGGGCCTTgaagttttagttttaaaatcttgcggggtttttttattttattaggttaTATGTAATcagatcttttatttttatgggtgAGTTATACACTTGTACTTCTGGCTggctttggatttttttttttttaatttcaattttaatcttgcatttttttatatatgtattttttgttataggtaatataatgaatatgtatatatgtatgcaGCTTGAGATTACTAGATAATTGTTATTGTTCGGTGAAATTACAATagtactttttatatatatcagGTTATATTGCTCTgcacttgaaagttattttttattccaatcattataaatatattgtttgtttAGAAATGCCTACTAGAAAATATAcatctggatatgaaaaacttaaaaaaataaaaaataaatcttgaatcttttctcaaacatgatgttattatgatattgatggtttaaatttattttcagaattaaaagttttaaaagaaattttacaaataaaagattATACTCCAATTGATAtactatattatataaaaaagattaGATTCATTTTCAAATACATGCATTGCTTATTGAATTTTACTAACAATACCTGTTACAGTTGCTTCTGTAGaaagaaatttttcaaaattaaaattaataaaatcatatctaagATCGATAATGTTCCAATAAAGATTAAGTAGATTAGTTATATTATTGATTGAAAATGAGATATTAGAagaacttgaatacaaaaatttaattagtcaatttgcatctcaaaaggcaataaaaatatattttaaatgaaatatattataatataaaatattaaataaatattaatttaattaatacataattaTAAAAGGCCCTATTTTAGTTCTTGTCTAAGACCCCAAAATGTCTAAGCTAGTCCTGGTCCAAGAAATGGTTCTCAAGGTTACTAAGGCAATTAGACTGTTATTCTAGCCATAAACTTTCTTGATCCTGGCTCAGTTAAGATGATGACTATACAGCCGAGCCCTTCCCTAGAAATCCGAATAGGATTTCTTAATTCCTGATTGACGCGGCGTGTATAACTTCAATAATGCTAAGGGGAGGTGGCATTGTCCTCCCTTGGCTTCCTGATGCCTGTCCTATTGTATCCCCTCCTTAGCCGACAACATACTCCCTCAGATGCCCTGCTTTGACTAACTGTTCTAAGTAATCCTCAAATGTCTTGCACTGTTCGGTGGTATGCCCTTTATTTTGATGATAGGTGTAATACAGATTCTGGTTGGATCTTTGCCCATTTTAGCAAGCCAGTAGAAATAAGGCTCATGCTTGATCTTCTCCGAAATCTTATGCACAGGCTCCTTAAAAACTACGTTCACCCTTTCTACTTGACTAACAGTGTTTTGCCCCCCGACCTCTCTTCTGGGTCTTTGTTAAAAGCCCCCAAGTCGGTGTTCCTTCTGGTACTGAAACACAATAGGGGCCTTCCATTTATCTGTAACCTATCATCTTCAAGTTTCTTGCGTTCCTCTATTCGCCTCATCAACTAGTGCATGCTCTCGGGTGGCTTCATAGTTAGGGAGTCCTTTAGCTCGGACTCAtaagaaaaccctaatttaaaaGTGCTTGCAGCCACCTATTTATTATATTCTCCAATCTCATTATACAACTCCCATTATCTGTCCGTGTAGGACTAGAAAGTCTCCCTACTCCCCATCTTCATGGATAGCAAGGCATCAATGAGCTGTGGGACTCGGCTGCAAGTTACAAAGCGAGCCCCAAATGCCTGGATTAACTCCCTGAAGTTATGGGCGGAGTCCTTCTTTAgaccattgaacc of Quercus lobata isolate SW786 chromosome 8, ValleyOak3.0 Primary Assembly, whole genome shotgun sequence contains these proteins:
- the LOC115956571 gene encoding F-box protein At4g09920-like gives rise to the protein MIDRFSDLSNSLLCHILSFLTTKEAVATSILSRRWKTLWTRVPKLDLDTDDMHLSLDKIGECNEPINISYTDVLSRVLALHIAPFIRSFRLRCNSDCAPFHFDTWTRTAIARNVEELKLLIFYSYGIHMGLPCSIFYCQTLVALELSGGIDLDPPSSFQLPNLKILRLLEIYYCKDSSCFSWLLSGCPVLEDLSFERDGYDCLYHFQISVPTLKCLHIAFRPYRLDLNDYTIEIKAPALEYFKFEGDLGHIVLLEKLDNLFEADVYICSFDESDSLEESQKRCYGDRVFKLLRALTTAKFLLLFPGVTECYYKSKDKLCWMEPPDDPGYLSSNLTSFNFRGFKGLKLEVEFVKYILKEARILKTMTINVSSGELKESVVEKLSKVPRLSRTCLVTVE